The following proteins are co-located in the Candidatus Poribacteria bacterium genome:
- a CDS encoding nucleotidyltransferase domain-containing protein has product MDAASLAQRHQEALSIAEHCAEVLQKQFGAKQVIPFGSLVGDSPWHEASDLDLAIEGLSREACWEAEAALETIVPPWLSVHLVLLESTPAEIRKHILEGSPMAENPRAALKLRLTAEIAALEPITAGLTEGLNRAGEQPDQFATRALASYVDDFYSGIERICERIAITLDGDLPMGEQWHRTLLYQMGQSRADRPPLFSQNLLSDTDEYRRFRHRLRHIYGYELEPARVTALAQKAVLLSEDIREAVMAFCDWLEETAL; this is encoded by the coding sequence TTGGATGCAGCTAGCTTAGCCCAGCGTCATCAAGAAGCGCTTTCCATCGCCGAACACTGTGCGGAGGTCTTACAGAAACAGTTCGGTGCGAAGCAGGTCATCCCATTCGGCTCACTTGTAGGAGATAGTCCTTGGCATGAGGCTTCCGATCTCGATCTGGCTATCGAAGGGCTGTCCCGCGAGGCGTGTTGGGAGGCGGAAGCGGCTCTGGAAACGATAGTGCCTCCGTGGCTGTCTGTCCATTTGGTGCTTTTGGAATCAACTCCCGCCGAAATCCGTAAACACATTTTGGAAGGGTCCCCGATGGCTGAAAATCCTCGCGCTGCATTGAAATTAAGATTAACAGCCGAAATTGCTGCGCTTGAACCAATCACAGCGGGGCTTACAGAAGGTCTGAACAGAGCAGGTGAGCAACCGGATCAGTTCGCCACCCGTGCGTTAGCGAGCTATGTGGACGATTTTTATTCAGGCATCGAACGCATCTGTGAAAGGATTGCCATCACACTAGATGGCGACTTACCAATGGGTGAACAGTGGCATCGGACTCTCCTGTACCAAATGGGACAATCGCGGGCTGACCGCCCACCCCTGTTTTCTCAGAACCTATTATCAGACACAGATGAATACCGCCGCTTTCGCCACAGGCTTCGCCATATTTACGGATACGAATTGGAACCCGCGCGGGTGACGGCACTGGCACAAAAAGC
- the iolC gene encoding 5-dehydro-2-deoxygluconokinase, whose amino-acid sequence MNERTYDILAIGRSSIDLYSNDIGTPFPEIGSFGAFVGGCPTNISVGTRRLGLRSAVLTALGEDPVGDFILKFLNDEDVETKFVCHKAGHRTSAVVLGIEPPDRFPLVYYRDNCADIELTIDDVLAAPIADSRALLISGTGLSKEPSRSANLFAAEYAQSVGTTVFFDLDFRADQWHDPRAFGVVARSALRLVDIALGTEEEVKAASLSDVSQLSITHSQISNPDIEGDVNAAIKTILSGGPEALVMKRGVEGADVHLSDGAIINGDPFPVEVYNTLGAGDAFASGFIYGHLKDWGWERSARLGNATGAIVVTRHGCANFMPTMREIEDFVEERGGW is encoded by the coding sequence ATGAACGAACGAACTTATGATATTTTAGCAATCGGCCGCAGTTCGATAGACCTCTACTCCAACGACATCGGCACCCCGTTCCCCGAAATCGGCAGCTTTGGCGCATTTGTCGGGGGTTGCCCAACCAACATCAGCGTTGGGACGCGACGACTTGGACTCCGATCCGCTGTGCTTACCGCGCTCGGCGAAGATCCGGTGGGTGACTTCATCCTTAAATTCCTAAATGACGAAGATGTCGAAACAAAGTTTGTCTGTCACAAAGCGGGACACCGAACCAGTGCGGTTGTGCTTGGGATTGAACCGCCGGACCGATTCCCGCTCGTCTACTATCGCGACAACTGTGCTGACATCGAACTCACAATCGACGATGTCCTCGCCGCACCGATTGCTGATAGCCGTGCGTTACTCATTTCTGGCACTGGATTGAGCAAGGAACCGAGTCGAAGCGCAAACCTCTTTGCCGCTGAATACGCTCAATCCGTTGGAACGACCGTGTTCTTTGACCTTGACTTCCGCGCGGACCAGTGGCATGACCCCCGCGCTTTCGGGGTGGTCGCCAGATCCGCACTGCGATTGGTCGATATTGCACTCGGAACGGAGGAGGAGGTCAAAGCAGCTTCACTCTCCGATGTATCACAACTCTCGATTACCCACTCCCAAATCTCCAACCCCGATATCGAAGGCGACGTGAACGCAGCAATTAAGACAATCCTCAGTGGGGGTCCAGAGGCGCTGGTGATGAAGCGCGGGGTTGAAGGTGCCGATGTTCATCTGTCCGACGGGGCAATTATCAACGGCGATCCGTTTCCCGTTGAAGTGTATAACACACTCGGTGCAGGGGACGCCTTCGCCAGCGGTTTCATCTATGGCCACCTGAAAGATTGGGGCTGGGAACGATCTGCCCGCTTGGGCAATGCGACGGGAGCGATTGTCGTCACCCGCCACGGTTGCGCGAACTTTATGCCGACAATGCGCGAGATCGAGGATTTTGTTGAGGAAAGAGGTGGCTGGTAA
- a CDS encoding aldolase, whose product MRAKQIKSTLRSGEVIVGTFVMEFAVPQIATILASAGADFIIVDMEHTTFTMETVGRIVRAARGSDLPSIVRVPDKERHFISRALDAGASGVMIPRVESREDIENVVEWAKYAPDGDRGVAFGIGHTDYGDFRKLDGVKYTLQTNEEIFIIGQIETAKSVDNIDEILATDGLDAIFLGPYDLSTSLGISGQLDHPLIVESIEKVIAKAKESQIVLGSYVNDFESGKRWADAGVQLIACGNDAFLITCRFAEQSEKFKDYVSG is encoded by the coding sequence ATGAGAGCGAAACAGATTAAATCAACTTTACGAAGCGGAGAAGTCATTGTTGGGACCTTTGTGATGGAGTTTGCGGTACCACAAATTGCGACCATCTTAGCGAGTGCTGGGGCGGATTTTATCATTGTGGACATGGAGCACACAACCTTCACAATGGAAACGGTCGGGCGTATCGTCAGAGCGGCGAGAGGATCTGACCTACCCAGTATTGTACGTGTGCCAGACAAGGAACGCCATTTTATCTCCCGCGCACTTGACGCCGGAGCATCAGGCGTGATGATTCCGCGCGTGGAATCCCGCGAAGATATCGAAAATGTTGTAGAGTGGGCGAAATACGCGCCTGACGGAGACAGAGGAGTCGCATTCGGAATCGGACACACCGATTACGGCGATTTTCGGAAATTAGACGGTGTCAAATATACCCTTCAGACAAATGAAGAAATTTTCATCATCGGGCAGATCGAGACCGCGAAGTCGGTGGACAACATCGATGAGATTCTTGCCACCGATGGACTCGACGCAATCTTCCTCGGACCGTATGACCTCTCGACATCACTCGGTATCTCCGGTCAACTCGACCATCCGTTGATTGTCGAAAGCATCGAAAAGGTTATCGCTAAGGCAAAGGAATCTCAAATCGTGCTCGGCAGCTACGTCAACGATTTTGAGAGTGGCAAACGATGGGCAGACGCGGGTGTTCAGCTAATCGCTTGCGGAAACGACGCTTTTCTCATCACCTGCCGGTTCGCAGAACAAAGTGAAAAATTCAAGGATTATGTATCAGGGTGA
- a CDS encoding DUF3800 domain-containing protein has product MEFLFIDESGDNGLVKGSSDFYILAGISIEDQCWKKYYWEIQNLRFQIAKKYGLTINELKGSELFSHRGPFFKSRLTPRDLEWVYDQIMDLICDPRGELFAIVKSKEEFTKRYYQAEVKIKSLVKTFNNEIWGEYLSFYEGHVKRKSIKKGYPHTALIYVDHPGYEKHIRQKVREYSRTFPDDAKFPGEGIVEDCIFRDSQTSHFIQLADILAFSINRLVTGKGNRDVITIKRSIIEKLKSKLNGQIDFKKLPS; this is encoded by the coding sequence ATGGAATTTTTATTTATAGATGAATCCGGTGACAATGGTTTAGTCAAAGGGAGTTCTGATTTCTATATCCTAGCAGGAATTTCAATTGAGGATCAGTGTTGGAAAAAATATTACTGGGAAATACAAAACCTTCGATTTCAAATTGCTAAAAAATATGGGTTAACAATTAACGAATTAAAGGGTTCTGAACTTTTCTCTCATAGAGGTCCCTTTTTCAAATCACGGTTAACTCCACGCGATTTAGAATGGGTTTACGATCAAATCATGGATTTAATTTGCGACCCACGTGGTGAGCTTTTTGCTATCGTTAAATCAAAAGAAGAGTTTACAAAACGCTACTATCAAGCAGAAGTTAAAATTAAAAGTCTCGTTAAAACTTTCAATAATGAGATTTGGGGTGAATACCTGTCATTCTACGAAGGACACGTAAAAAGGAAGTCAATTAAAAAGGGATATCCCCATACGGCACTTATTTACGTTGACCATCCAGGTTATGAAAAACATATACGACAAAAGGTCAGAGAGTACTCAAGAACATTTCCTGACGATGCTAAATTTCCGGGGGAAGGTATCGTTGAAGATTGTATTTTTCGTGACTCACAAACTTCCCATTTTATTCAACTAGCTGATATCTTGGCTTTTTCAATAAATCGACTAGTCACAGGGAAAGGAAACCGCGATGTAATCACAATCAAGCGATCAATAATAGAAAAGTTGAAGTCAAAGTTGAATGGGCAAATTGATTTTAAAAAATTGCCTTCATAG